A window from Oscillatoria salina IIICB1 encodes these proteins:
- a CDS encoding AAA family ATPase, protein MKLISLKLANFRQFYGKTPEIFLANDEGNTTIIHGNNGAGKTTILNAFTWVLYEKFTAAFASPHQLVNKRAITEADFNTSVECFVEILFEHENKSYQIKRQCYAYRDKNNVIQYSQTKLFMLIAGDDGLWCHPLQQPTDIINRILPESLHQYFFFDGERIDHFFRSDQKSSIAEDTKELLGVKVLDRAIEHLKKAKRTLQDELTTIGDTKTKQLLREQKQTEKTSETLQERHQEINQELAHLSEFKQAINQRLLELSGAEELQQLKEKLLTQEKTIRENIIHANNSIKESLSRRGLTIFLDEARAKFAKIIAELRSQGELPTGIKQQFVDDLLSQQRCICGTELTPGTNSYQLVQSWQKKAGIPAVEEAAIRLDIQVKEIGNQVNKFWQEVDAQQANINQWRSELAQIENELDETKEKLRTYPDEDIQRLQKRLDETEIKIRELTLEQGANQQEITRLNQEIAGKIKQIAKHKHKEEKQVLAQKRIEITQEAINRVIEVRTRLERQFRYSLEKRVQEIFASISFTPYQPRISTEYELKLIENTSGIAISVAASTGENQILSLSFIGGIIDRVREWSQKNTLMGPDSSTFPIIMDSPFGSLDEIYRRQVAKAIPKLANQLVVLVTKTQWRGEVATEMADCIGKQYILVYHSPKPDCEEDFIEINQVSYPLVKPSSDSFEYTEIIEVTK, encoded by the coding sequence ATGAAGTTAATTTCGCTTAAACTTGCTAATTTTCGTCAATTTTATGGTAAAACCCCGGAAATATTTTTAGCTAACGATGAAGGAAATACTACTATCATTCATGGTAATAACGGCGCAGGTAAAACAACTATTCTCAATGCTTTTACTTGGGTACTTTATGAAAAATTTACTGCGGCTTTTGCTTCTCCTCACCAATTAGTAAACAAACGTGCTATTACTGAAGCTGACTTTAATACTTCTGTAGAATGCTTTGTGGAAATTCTCTTCGAGCATGAAAATAAAAGTTACCAAATTAAGCGTCAGTGCTATGCCTATCGAGATAAAAATAACGTCATTCAGTACAGCCAAACTAAACTATTTATGTTAATTGCTGGAGATGATGGACTTTGGTGTCATCCCCTTCAACAACCCACAGATATTATTAACCGTATTTTACCAGAAAGTTTGCATCAATATTTCTTTTTTGACGGCGAACGTATCGACCATTTTTTCCGCTCTGACCAAAAAAGTAGTATTGCTGAAGATACTAAAGAATTATTAGGAGTTAAAGTCTTAGATCGTGCTATCGAACATCTCAAGAAAGCTAAGCGTACTTTGCAAGATGAATTAACTACCATTGGTGACACGAAAACTAAGCAATTGTTACGCGAACAAAAGCAAACGGAAAAAACTAGTGAAACCTTGCAAGAACGTCACCAAGAAATCAACCAAGAACTTGCCCATTTAAGTGAATTTAAACAAGCAATCAACCAACGTTTGCTCGAACTTAGTGGCGCGGAAGAATTGCAGCAACTCAAGGAAAAACTCCTCACTCAGGAAAAAACAATTCGCGAAAATATTATCCATGCTAATAATAGCATAAAAGAGTCACTTTCTCGGCGTGGCTTGACAATTTTTTTAGATGAAGCCAGAGCTAAATTTGCCAAAATTATCGCTGAATTGCGTTCCCAAGGCGAATTACCCACAGGTATTAAACAACAATTTGTTGACGATCTTCTCAGCCAGCAACGCTGCATTTGTGGCACAGAATTAACCCCAGGAACAAATTCCTATCAATTGGTACAATCCTGGCAAAAAAAAGCCGGCATTCCGGCAGTTGAAGAAGCAGCAATTCGCTTAGACATTCAAGTTAAAGAAATAGGCAACCAAGTCAATAAATTTTGGCAAGAAGTAGACGCACAGCAAGCAAATATTAATCAATGGCGCAGCGAATTAGCCCAAATAGAAAATGAATTAGATGAAACTAAAGAAAAGTTACGTACCTATCCCGACGAAGATATTCAAAGGCTACAAAAACGTTTAGATGAAACTGAAATCAAAATCCGAGAACTAACCTTAGAGCAAGGTGCAAATCAGCAAGAAATTACCCGATTGAACCAAGAAATTGCCGGTAAAATTAAACAAATTGCCAAGCATAAACATAAAGAAGAAAAACAGGTATTAGCCCAAAAACGTATCGAAATAACCCAAGAGGCAATTAACCGAGTAATCGAAGTTAGAACGCGTTTAGAAAGACAATTTCGTTATTCCTTAGAAAAGCGAGTCCAGGAAATTTTTGCTTCTATTTCCTTTACCCCCTATCAACCGCGCATTAGTACCGAATACGAACTAAAATTAATCGAAAATACTTCGGGAATTGCCATTTCCGTCGCTGCTTCTACTGGAGAAAATCAAATTCTCAGCTTATCTTTTATTGGCGGGATTATTGACAGAGTAAGAGAATGGAGTCAGAAAAACACGCTTATGGGTCCCGATAGCAGTACATTTCCAATTATTATGGACTCACCCTTTGGTAGCTTAGATGAAATCTATCGCCGTCAGGTAGCCAAAGCAATTCCTAAACTAGCAAATCAGTTAGTTGTTTTAGTAACTAAAA